One Cydia amplana chromosome 18, ilCydAmpl1.1, whole genome shotgun sequence DNA segment encodes these proteins:
- the LOC134656529 gene encoding alpha-tocopherol transfer protein-like, with protein MEDPQKELEKQVTELKEWAAKHPHVAKDMDDKLLRRFLHSCYYDMPKTQKAVEVFSNLRADTPEIFGDRDPLGKRVNQAFKYVTLAFIPISGNRRLWIFQINDPGFQKFEHAEFLRTVILAFDAWLLEESSLQEGDLTLFDAKDISLKIFWRMHFSLQKKLMKYQEEAMPIRIKQMHMINTPSFMDKLYSLLKPFMSKEMSDALHFHTPNSDTLFQYFSKDDLPKDLGGNLDILDVYNKEIIDLIHKHSDALKNDGLWKTLKK; from the exons ATGGAGGACCCTCAAAAAGAGTTGGAAAAACAAGTGACGGAGCTGAAAGAATGGGCCGCAAAGCATCCACACGTAGCCAAAGATATGG ATGACAAACTACTCAGAAGATTCTTGCACAGTTGCTACTACGATATGCCGAAAACACAGAAAGCTGTGGAGGTGTTTTCCAACTTGCGCGCCGACACTCCGGAGATATTCGGCGATCGAGACCCGTTAGGAAAACGCGTGAACCAAGCGTTTAAGTACGT AACCCTAGCATTCATTCCCATATCGGGAAACAGACGCCTCTGGATCTTCCAAATAAATGACCCAGGTTTCCAAAAATTTGAACATGCTGAGTTCTTACGCACCGTTATTCTGGCCTTCGATGCGTGGTTACTTGAGGAAAGCAGTTTACAGGAAGGAGATTTGACACTTTTTGATGCCAAGGATATAAGCTTGAAGATTTTCTGGAGAATGCATTTCTCTTTACAGAAGAAATTGATGAAGTATCAGGAG gaaGCCATGCCGATCCGTATAAAGCAAATGCACATGATAAACACGCCGTCATTCATGGACAAATTGTATTCATTATTAAAACCATTTATGAGCAAGGAAATGAGTGACGCA CTTCATTTCCACACGCCAAACTCAGACACCCTGTTTCAATACTTCAGCAAGGACGACCTACCCAAGGACTTAGGCGGGAACCTCGACATTTTAGATGTttataataaagaaataattGACCTAATCCACAAACATAG TGACGCGTTAAAAAATGATGGTTTGTGGAAAACTCTGAAGAAATAG